In a genomic window of Streptomyces katrae:
- a CDS encoding YncE family protein has protein sequence MTTSDVTDAPLDRLIARAQEEGLQVSRVPAERPPSSAADLKVKRIPAGQSPHSVAVSPDGTRLYVTNFQAGTVSVIDTLREVILEAIHVVEGPYGVAANPDGRTLHVASPGSKTLVMLDLSNGFHQGSGISRAPYGVAVSPKGGPLYLTLAQEDSILVTDHFGKGPNTRIPGVRFPTGVAVDETLLYVTNFFAGTVSVVDLSRDSVVDTIPVSTGPYGVAVSHNGDRLYVAHFGSSSDSVSVIDTSSRKVVDTIPVADGPRGVAVNQDGTRLYVTNFFADTVSLIDL, from the coding sequence ATGACCACCTCAGATGTCACTGACGCGCCATTGGATCGTCTGATTGCGAGAGCACAGGAGGAGGGGCTGCAGGTTAGCCGGGTGCCTGCGGAGAGACCGCCCTCGTCTGCTGCCGACCTAAAGGTCAAGAGGATCCCGGCCGGCCAGAGCCCCCACAGCGTGGCGGTGAGTCCCGATGGAACCCGCCTCTACGTGACCAACTTCCAGGCCGGCACCGTCTCGGTGATCGACACTTTGCGCGAGGTCATCCTGGAAGCGATCCATGTGGTCGAGGGGCCCTACGGAGTGGCAGCCAACCCTGACGGACGCACCCTTCATGTGGCCAGTCCCGGTTCCAAGACGCTGGTGATGCTCGATCTCTCTAACGGTTTTCACCAGGGTAGTGGCATCAGCCGTGCGCCCTACGGTGTGGCGGTGAGCCCTAAAGGGGGCCCCCTCTACCTCACCCTCGCGCAGGAAGACTCGATACTGGTGACCGACCATTTCGGCAAAGGACCAAACACCAGGATCCCCGGGGTCCGCTTCCCGACAGGCGTGGCGGTAGATGAAACCCTCCTGTACGTGACCAACTTCTTCGCGGGCACAGTGTCGGTGGTTGACCTCTCCCGCGACTCGGTGGTCGACACGATCCCAGTCAGCACGGGGCCCTACGGTGTGGCCGTGAGCCACAATGGAGATCGCCTCTATGTAGCTCACTTCGGCTCCAGCTCCGACTCCGTCTCGGTGATCGACACCTCCAGCCGCAAAGTGGTCGACACGATCCCGGTCGCCGACGGTCCGCGCGGTGTGGCAGTGAACCAGGACGGGACGCGCCTTTACGTAACCAACTTCTTCGCGGACACTGTGTCGTTGATCGACTTGTAG
- a CDS encoding transposase family protein — MEQLTAHAAPLAPEEAADLRRFLVVVPDPRDARGRRYPAPALLCAAAAAVLAGARIAVGEWIADIPQHTLGILGFTADPFTRQRAVPHPATVRRLLERVDGDALDAAIGACLQARHPLAPPQQAEPKRTALRPLAVDDKTVRGSRTAQAAAVHLLAAMTHGGTVLVAATCEHGDAALTLSVPDVVRLGFFGSTMTIANDGDRNAVREPQSITPVMESSQ; from the coding sequence TTGGAGCAGTTGACTGCCCATGCCGCCCCGCTCGCCCCGGAGGAGGCTGCTGACCTGCGCCGATTCCTGGTTGTCGTCCCCGACCCGCGCGATGCCCGAGGCCGACGCTACCCGGCGCCCGCCCTGCTGTGCGCAGCAGCGGCGGCGGTACTGGCCGGCGCCCGCATCGCGGTCGGCGAGTGGATCGCGGACATCCCGCAGCACACCCTCGGCATCCTGGGCTTCACGGCCGACCCGTTCACCAGACAACGGGCTGTGCCGCACCCCGCGACCGTCCGCCGCCTGCTCGAACGCGTCGACGGCGACGCGCTGGACGCAGCGATCGGCGCCTGCCTCCAGGCCCGCCACCCGCTCGCGCCACCGCAACAGGCGGAACCGAAGCGGACCGCGCTGCGACCGCTCGCGGTTGACGACAAGACAGTCCGCGGCTCCCGTACCGCCCAGGCCGCGGCCGTCCATCTCCTGGCCGCCATGACGCACGGTGGCACCGTCCTGGTCGCTGCGACATGCGAACACGGCGACGCCGCTTTAACGTTGTCTGTACCCGATGTCGTTCGCCTCGGATTCTTCGGGTCGACGATGACGATAGCGAACGACGGTGACCGAAATGCGGTCCGGGAGCCTCAGAGCATCACGCCAGTGATGGAGTCCAGCCAATGA
- a CDS encoding transposase — MAGVFGVAVSRSTVLRLVKALPDPDVAAPRVVGVDEYATRKGRFYGTVLVDVETRRPVDMLPDREASSLAAWLAERPGIEVVWRDRAPFFAEGATIGAPQAIKVADRWHLWHKLSEAAERCVAQHRSCLGV, encoded by the coding sequence ATGGCCGGTGTCTTCGGGGTAGCTGTCAGCCGTAGCACCGTTCTGCGATTGGTCAAGGCCCTGCCCGATCCAGATGTAGCAGCGCCGCGGGTTGTCGGGGTCGACGAGTACGCGACGCGCAAAGGGCGCTTCTACGGGACCGTGCTGGTCGACGTCGAAACCCGGCGGCCTGTGGACATGCTGCCCGACCGGGAAGCATCCAGCCTGGCCGCGTGGCTGGCTGAACGCCCGGGCATTGAGGTCGTCTGGCGCGACCGCGCTCCGTTCTTTGCGGAAGGAGCCACCATCGGGGCGCCCCAGGCGATCAAAGTCGCAGACAGGTGGCACTTGTGGCACAAACTGAGCGAGGCCGCCGAGCGATGCGTCGCCCAGCACCGCAGCTGCCTTGGGGTGTGA
- a CDS encoding transcriptional regulator, which translates to MPHASGDGTALERARNAAADGAWAEAYGGYLAAREETGGLGPAELAEFAGVAYAAGHLDVTIETWERLHEQLAGLGEDNGAAGAAVRVAMHLLFDTALMAPVRGWLRRAERLLDPASETPAHAWFAAVRTYERLLSGDLDAARDWAERAIGAGSRTDPAAAALGRVAQARLVILDGDVERGLELLDDAGAAAMSGDLDALSTGVVYCELVCALQGLAQYDLAEQWTEAMERWARTNAIGSLHGRCRVHRAEILRLRGQCAGAEQQVLLACDELRPYLRRELGWPLTELGRIRLRRGDPSGAEEALLAAHRLGWDPEPGLSLVRLAAGDTDTAVASIREALARPLPVPSKELPPTTGLRRAPLLDAQVRIVLARGDVETARDAARELAEVAVRFESSALAAAAVRARGDVLLAEGDATAASELFADAVRAWSELGAPYETAECRLRLADAHGVLGNHRAEALERETARTELERIARAPAADEQPPGTPEPNAFVREGDYWKVVLDDRRVTVRDSKGMHHLARLLAAPGREFHVLDLAAADSEDPEAATRLSWAGDLGPLLDDRAKDMYRRRLAEIEEDIEEARADNDIARREQTELEREFLIGELARAVGLGGRDRRAGAASERARAAVTQAVRKAIGRLREAAPELADHLDRTIRTGTYCAYVPDPRVPSPWPL; encoded by the coding sequence ATGCCCCACGCCTCCGGCGACGGCACCGCCCTGGAGCGGGCACGGAACGCCGCCGCGGACGGCGCCTGGGCGGAGGCCTACGGCGGCTATCTGGCGGCCCGGGAGGAGACGGGCGGGCTGGGCCCGGCCGAGCTCGCCGAGTTCGCGGGCGTCGCCTACGCCGCGGGGCACCTCGACGTGACGATCGAGACCTGGGAGCGGCTCCACGAGCAGCTGGCCGGACTCGGCGAGGACAACGGGGCGGCCGGGGCCGCCGTGCGGGTGGCCATGCACCTGCTGTTCGACACCGCGCTCATGGCACCGGTACGGGGGTGGCTGCGGCGTGCGGAACGCCTCCTCGACCCCGCCTCGGAGACCCCCGCTCACGCGTGGTTCGCGGCGGTGCGCACCTACGAGCGGTTGCTCAGCGGCGACCTCGACGCTGCCCGGGACTGGGCCGAGCGGGCCATCGGGGCCGGCTCGCGCACCGATCCGGCCGCAGCCGCGCTCGGGCGGGTGGCGCAGGCCCGGCTGGTGATCCTCGACGGAGACGTCGAGCGGGGTCTGGAGCTCCTCGACGACGCCGGGGCGGCCGCGATGTCCGGGGACCTCGACGCGCTGTCCACCGGAGTCGTCTACTGCGAGCTGGTGTGCGCCCTGCAGGGCCTGGCCCAGTACGACCTGGCCGAGCAATGGACCGAGGCGATGGAGCGCTGGGCGCGCACGAACGCGATCGGCAGCCTGCACGGCCGCTGCCGGGTGCACCGGGCCGAGATTCTGCGCCTGCGCGGCCAGTGTGCCGGCGCCGAGCAGCAGGTGCTGCTGGCCTGCGACGAGCTGCGCCCCTACCTGCGCCGAGAGCTGGGCTGGCCGCTGACCGAGCTGGGCCGGATCCGGCTGCGGCGCGGCGACCCGAGCGGTGCCGAGGAAGCGCTGCTCGCCGCGCACCGCCTCGGATGGGATCCCGAACCCGGGCTCTCGCTCGTCCGGCTCGCCGCCGGCGACACCGACACGGCGGTCGCCTCGATCCGGGAGGCACTGGCGCGGCCGCTGCCCGTGCCGTCGAAGGAGCTGCCCCCCACCACCGGGCTGCGCCGGGCACCACTGCTCGACGCCCAGGTGAGGATCGTCCTGGCACGCGGCGACGTGGAGACGGCACGAGACGCGGCCCGCGAGCTCGCGGAGGTCGCCGTCCGCTTCGAGAGCAGCGCGCTCGCCGCCGCAGCCGTGCGGGCGCGGGGCGATGTCCTGCTCGCCGAGGGCGACGCGACCGCCGCGTCGGAGCTGTTCGCCGATGCCGTCCGTGCCTGGAGCGAGCTCGGCGCCCCGTACGAGACGGCCGAGTGCCGGCTGCGGCTCGCGGACGCCCACGGCGTCCTCGGCAACCACCGGGCCGAGGCCCTGGAGCGGGAGACGGCACGTACCGAGCTGGAACGGATCGCCCGCGCGCCGGCGGCGGACGAGCAGCCTCCGGGCACGCCCGAGCCGAACGCCTTCGTCCGGGAGGGCGACTACTGGAAGGTCGTCCTCGACGACCGGCGCGTGACCGTCCGTGACAGCAAGGGCATGCACCACCTGGCCCGGCTGCTCGCCGCGCCGGGCCGCGAGTTCCACGTCCTCGACCTCGCGGCCGCCGACAGCGAAGACCCCGAGGCGGCCACAAGGCTCTCCTGGGCCGGCGACCTCGGTCCCCTCCTGGACGACCGGGCCAAGGACATGTACCGCCGAAGGCTCGCCGAGATCGAGGAGGACATCGAGGAGGCCCGCGCCGACAACGACATCGCCCGGCGCGAACAGACCGAGCTCGAACGCGAATTCCTGATCGGCGAACTCGCCCGCGCCGTCGGCCTCGGCGGACGCGACCGCCGCGCCGGCGCCGCCTCCGAGCGGGCCCGGGCCGCCGTCACCCAGGCCGTGCGCAAGGCCATCGGCCGCCTCCGCGAAGCCGCTCCGGAGCTCGCCGACCACCTCGACCGCACGATCCGCACGGGGACCTACTGCGCCTACGTCCCCGACCCGCGCGTCCCCTCCCCCTGGCCCCTCTGA
- a CDS encoding alpha/beta fold hydrolase: MDTITVNGIRLEHEIRGTGEPVLLISPVLADGFAPLVAEPALAGRHQLIRYHKRGWSGSTHTPGPVSVADHAADALGLLDRLGIERVHVAGHSSGAAVAAQLAQDGPERIATVTLLELSLLSVPAGEAFFAQAAPAFGAYAEGDAERALGLFMSLVSGMEPEACRALLDERVPGSVEQAVKDADTFFGIELPALAEWRFGPDEAAAIRQPVLSVLGSGTRPLWVEVAEFLRSNVPDIEECVIDGVGHLLHVERSRPVAEALARFLARHPIGS, encoded by the coding sequence ATGGACACCATCACCGTGAACGGCATCCGGCTGGAACACGAGATCCGCGGAACCGGGGAGCCGGTCCTGCTGATCAGCCCGGTCCTCGCCGACGGGTTCGCCCCGCTCGTCGCCGAACCGGCACTGGCCGGGAGGCACCAGCTCATCCGCTATCACAAGCGGGGCTGGAGCGGCAGCACCCACACCCCCGGGCCGGTCTCCGTCGCCGATCACGCAGCCGACGCCCTCGGACTGCTCGACCGCCTCGGCATCGAGCGCGTCCACGTGGCCGGACACTCCAGCGGCGCGGCGGTCGCCGCGCAGCTCGCCCAGGACGGGCCCGAGCGCATCGCCACGGTCACCCTGCTGGAGCTCTCGTTGCTGTCGGTGCCCGCAGGCGAGGCGTTCTTCGCCCAGGCGGCGCCGGCGTTCGGGGCGTACGCCGAAGGGGACGCCGAACGCGCCCTCGGACTGTTCATGTCCCTGGTCAGCGGGATGGAACCGGAAGCCTGCCGGGCCCTGCTCGACGAGCGCGTGCCGGGCAGCGTGGAGCAGGCGGTCAAGGACGCCGACACGTTCTTCGGGATCGAGCTGCCCGCCCTGGCCGAATGGCGGTTCGGGCCCGACGAAGCGGCGGCGATCCGCCAGCCGGTGCTGTCCGTGCTGGGGAGCGGCACCCGGCCTCTGTGGGTCGAGGTCGCGGAGTTCCTCCGCTCGAACGTGCCCGACATCGAGGAGTGCGTCATCGACGGGGTGGGCCATCTGCTCCACGTCGAACGGTCGCGGCCTGTCGCCGAAGCGCTGGCCCGCTTCCTGGCCCGTCACCCGATCGGGTCCTGA
- a CDS encoding SCO4225 family membrane protein, which produces MWVPGGYLALVAAMMVWLEVAGRTGHDVGMGAIWPALATAPVSLLLLGSFGAAANAVGQDPAQAPIVEPSYGSQPPGPMPTAFPSVGDPLPSDWVPDTSVAGRPEVWDAFGFYIPILVGALINAAVIWALLRCWARWRNARPAA; this is translated from the coding sequence ATGTGGGTGCCCGGTGGGTATTTGGCGCTGGTCGCCGCGATGATGGTCTGGCTCGAGGTGGCCGGCCGGACCGGGCACGACGTCGGCATGGGCGCCATCTGGCCCGCCCTGGCCACGGCGCCGGTCAGCCTCCTGCTCCTGGGCTCCTTCGGAGCCGCGGCGAATGCCGTGGGGCAGGACCCGGCCCAGGCGCCGATAGTGGAGCCCTCCTATGGCTCGCAGCCGCCGGGCCCGATGCCCACGGCCTTCCCCTCGGTGGGGGATCCGCTTCCCTCCGACTGGGTACCGGACACGTCGGTGGCCGGCAGACCCGAGGTGTGGGACGCCTTCGGCTTCTACATCCCGATCCTGGTCGGCGCCCTGATCAACGCCGCAGTGATCTGGGCCCTGCTCCGTTGCTGGGCGCGGTGGCGCAATGCGCGACCGGCAGCCTAG
- a CDS encoding DUF2201 family putative metallopeptidase, whose product MAPPPPPRPVRAAVPGEPPGPAVPLDTEKLLAARLHAASVRPYLAGALFALHVVEDRSVPTMAVDAHWRCYVSPSFVARTPLEQLAGVWVHEVSHLLRDHHERGERYAREHGESGPGQRLRQNIAADFEINDDIFGDGLPMPAGAVRPAMMGLPEGLLMEEYLRRFPMADRTPQMAWLDCGSGADGWARPWELGPEGAHGLSRQQRDAVRFRVAEAITGRPGDAPEGWRRWADEAFHPPQPWRQLLGAAVRAAAGGPGAGEDHSYRRPSRRSAGVPGVVLPSLRRTPPRVCVVIDTSGSVSDAELGTALLEVAAISRAVGGRRDLVSVISCDAAAGVAVPLCRAENLELIGGGGTDLRSGFARALRCRPRPDVIVALTDGQTPWPSAQPSCRTVVGLFPRLGRPTDENDQDYVPEGPPPWARVVHLG is encoded by the coding sequence ATGGCTCCGCCTCCGCCGCCGCGGCCCGTACGGGCGGCGGTCCCCGGCGAGCCGCCCGGCCCCGCGGTGCCGTTGGACACGGAGAAGCTGCTGGCCGCCCGGCTGCACGCGGCGTCCGTCCGCCCGTACCTCGCCGGGGCGCTGTTCGCGCTGCACGTGGTGGAGGACCGGTCGGTGCCCACCATGGCGGTGGACGCGCACTGGCGCTGCTACGTCTCCCCGTCCTTCGTGGCGCGCACCCCGCTGGAGCAGCTGGCGGGCGTGTGGGTGCACGAGGTCTCGCACCTGCTGAGGGACCACCACGAGCGCGGCGAGCGGTACGCGCGCGAGCACGGGGAGAGCGGCCCCGGGCAGCGGCTGCGGCAGAACATCGCCGCCGACTTCGAGATCAACGACGACATCTTCGGCGACGGTCTGCCCATGCCCGCGGGGGCCGTGCGGCCGGCCATGATGGGCCTGCCCGAGGGGTTGTTGATGGAGGAGTACCTGCGCCGCTTCCCGATGGCCGACCGCACCCCGCAGATGGCCTGGCTGGACTGCGGCAGTGGCGCGGACGGCTGGGCGCGGCCCTGGGAACTGGGTCCGGAGGGCGCGCACGGGCTGAGCCGGCAGCAGCGGGACGCGGTCCGCTTCCGGGTGGCCGAGGCGATCACCGGCCGGCCCGGGGACGCGCCGGAGGGCTGGCGGCGCTGGGCCGACGAGGCCTTCCATCCGCCTCAGCCGTGGCGGCAGCTGCTCGGGGCGGCGGTGCGGGCGGCCGCAGGCGGGCCGGGAGCGGGGGAGGACCACAGCTACCGGCGCCCGTCGCGGCGCTCGGCCGGGGTTCCCGGCGTGGTGCTGCCGAGCCTGCGGCGGACGCCGCCCCGGGTCTGCGTCGTGATCGACACCTCCGGGTCGGTCAGCGACGCCGAACTGGGCACGGCGCTGCTGGAGGTCGCGGCGATCTCACGGGCGGTGGGCGGTCGCCGCGATCTGGTCTCGGTGATCTCCTGCGACGCGGCGGCGGGGGTGGCCGTACCGCTGTGCCGTGCCGAGAACCTGGAGCTGATCGGCGGCGGCGGTACGGACCTCAGGTCCGGCTTCGCCCGTGCGCTGCGCTGCCGCCCCCGCCCGGACGTGATCGTCGCCCTGACGGACGGCCAGACGCCCTGGCCCTCCGCCCAGCCGTCCTGCCGCACGGTCGTCGGCCTCTTCCCCCGGCTCGGCCGCCCCACGGACGAGAACGACCAGGACTACGTCCCCGAGGGCCCGCCTCCCTGGGCCCGGGTCGTCCACCTGGGCTGA
- a CDS encoding AAA family ATPase, whose translation MSSSTLLPNLPSLPGLPTLPAPSAPPADGDRPQLSLAEDLRTLLRTTTTEPRPDEQLEALALAVAADLPVLLWGEPGIGKTAALTQLAASLDLPLTTVIASVHEPTDFSGLPVLGEDPAANGVPMAPPQWAVELVRAGRGLLFLDELSTATPAVQAALLRVVLERRVGALQLPPGVRIVAAANPRASAADGWELSPPLANRFVHLYWVHDREVVVRGLGGVWPRAELPRLDPAGLSGAVAFARQAVCGFLNARPTLIHRLPTTETRRGGAWPSPRSWEAAMTLLAFGTAADVSRDVLALLVRGAVGDGPGLELLAHIDRMELPDPDSLLADPAAAELPERGDLRQAALEAVVAAVGARPERERWEAGWAVLVRALETGAPDLLVGPAKALASLRRDGWEVPESVERLAGVIGLAQRAENSVVRTAKAARGRGTGGHR comes from the coding sequence ATGTCCTCCAGCACTCTCCTCCCTAACCTCCCTTCCCTTCCCGGCCTCCCCACCCTTCCCGCCCCTTCCGCCCCTCCCGCGGACGGCGACCGGCCCCAGCTCTCCCTCGCCGAGGACCTCCGGACACTTCTGCGGACCACCACCACCGAGCCGCGCCCCGACGAGCAGCTGGAGGCGCTGGCCCTGGCCGTGGCCGCGGACCTGCCCGTCCTGCTCTGGGGCGAACCCGGCATCGGGAAGACCGCCGCGCTGACCCAGCTCGCCGCCTCCCTGGACCTGCCGCTGACGACAGTGATCGCCAGCGTCCACGAGCCGACCGACTTCTCCGGCCTGCCCGTGCTGGGCGAGGATCCCGCCGCGAACGGGGTGCCCATGGCGCCGCCGCAGTGGGCCGTGGAGCTGGTGCGCGCCGGGCGCGGGCTGCTCTTCCTGGACGAGCTGTCGACCGCCACGCCCGCCGTCCAGGCCGCCCTGCTGCGCGTCGTCCTGGAGCGGAGGGTCGGCGCGCTGCAACTGCCGCCCGGCGTACGGATCGTGGCCGCGGCCAATCCGCGGGCCTCGGCGGCGGACGGCTGGGAGCTGAGTCCGCCCCTGGCCAACCGCTTCGTGCACCTGTACTGGGTGCACGACCGGGAGGTGGTGGTGCGCGGTCTCGGCGGGGTCTGGCCGCGCGCGGAGCTGCCCCGGCTGGACCCGGCGGGGCTGTCCGGGGCGGTGGCGTTCGCCCGCCAGGCGGTTTGCGGCTTCCTGAACGCCCGGCCCACGCTGATCCACCGGCTGCCGACCACCGAGACGCGGCGCGGCGGCGCATGGCCCTCACCGCGCAGCTGGGAGGCCGCGATGACCCTGCTCGCCTTCGGCACGGCCGCCGACGTTTCCCGGGACGTGCTGGCACTGCTGGTCAGGGGCGCGGTCGGCGACGGCCCCGGCCTCGAACTGCTCGCCCACATCGACCGGATGGAGCTGCCCGACCCGGACTCGCTGCTGGCCGACCCGGCAGCCGCCGAACTGCCGGAACGCGGCGACCTGCGCCAGGCGGCGCTCGAAGCCGTGGTCGCCGCTGTCGGGGCGCGCCCGGAGCGCGAGCGGTGGGAGGCGGGCTGGGCGGTCCTCGTCAGGGCGCTGGAGACCGGCGCACCGGACCTGCTGGTGGGCCCGGCGAAGGCGCTCGCATCGCTCCGGCGCGACGGCTGGGAGGTCCCGGAGTCGGTGGAGCGGCTCGCCGGGGTGATCGGCCTGGCCCAGCGGGCGGAGAACTCGGTGGTCCGTACCGCGAAGGCCGCCCGGGGCCGCGGCACGGGTGGACACCGATGA
- a CDS encoding VOC family protein produces the protein MRLDHVSYAVARDSFVSTVQWIGSALGAGFVDGGVHPRFGTRNFILPLSGGTYVEVVTTLDHPAADRAPFGQAVARRAAEGGGWLGWVVSVDDIAPVEARLGRTSAEGHRVRPDGFDLRWKQIGLLELMEDPQLPYFLQWLVPIEERPSADPRTSTTIHGVSIAGDAASIAEFLGEPADHPLDQIDVTWVEDEEPGLVSVEFATAHGPVTI, from the coding sequence GTGCGACTTGATCACGTGTCCTATGCGGTGGCCCGCGACAGCTTCGTCTCGACCGTCCAGTGGATCGGATCGGCCCTCGGCGCCGGATTCGTCGACGGGGGCGTGCACCCGCGATTCGGCACCCGCAATTTCATTCTTCCGCTGAGCGGCGGCACCTACGTCGAGGTCGTCACCACACTCGACCACCCCGCCGCCGACCGCGCACCCTTCGGCCAGGCGGTCGCGCGCCGCGCCGCCGAGGGTGGCGGCTGGCTCGGTTGGGTGGTCTCCGTCGACGACATCGCCCCGGTCGAGGCCCGCCTCGGTCGCACCTCGGCCGAGGGCCACCGCGTCCGCCCCGACGGATTCGACCTGAGGTGGAAGCAGATCGGCCTGCTGGAACTGATGGAGGACCCGCAACTGCCGTACTTCCTTCAGTGGTTGGTTCCCATCGAGGAGCGCCCGAGTGCCGACCCGCGCACCTCCACCACCATCCACGGGGTCTCCATCGCCGGCGACGCCGCCTCCATCGCCGAATTCCTGGGCGAACCGGCCGACCACCCCCTCGACCAGATCGACGTCACCTGGGTCGAGGATGAGGAACCGGGCCTGGTCTCGGTCGAGTTCGCCACCGCCCACGGCCCGGTCACGATCTGA
- a CDS encoding response regulator transcription factor: MVSDDDYAAAALSAVLARHGIHVTHVRLDEILQVPVPEGNGYEAVLLDLDLLDEDGSEILSEIRRHTRASVLVATPRSDIRSRSDALSFGIDDYIAKPYDIGELLARIRAVTQPAAISQPTAHGDASEGSETTLHLGSMLIELSTRQVSVDGSNVHLTRKEFDLLALLAQSPGVALRREQIISEVWRTSWEGTGRPLETLVASLRLKLPTPTLIEAVHGVGYRLVVPSG, translated from the coding sequence ATGGTCAGCGACGACGACTATGCCGCAGCCGCACTGTCCGCTGTCCTCGCCCGGCACGGAATCCACGTCACGCACGTACGCCTCGATGAGATCCTCCAGGTGCCCGTCCCCGAGGGCAACGGCTACGAAGCCGTCCTTCTCGATCTGGACCTGCTAGACGAAGACGGCTCCGAGATCCTCAGCGAGATCCGCCGGCACACCAGAGCATCGGTACTTGTGGCTACCCCCCGCTCCGACATCCGCTCCCGCAGCGATGCCCTCAGCTTCGGTATCGACGATTACATCGCCAAGCCCTATGACATCGGGGAGTTGCTAGCCCGGATCCGTGCAGTCACACAGCCAGCCGCCATAAGCCAGCCCACCGCCCACGGGGACGCCTCCGAGGGCAGTGAGACGACGCTGCACCTCGGGTCCATGCTCATTGAACTGTCCACCCGGCAGGTCAGTGTGGACGGTTCGAATGTCCACCTGACCCGCAAAGAGTTTGACCTCCTGGCCCTGCTCGCCCAGAGTCCGGGCGTCGCGCTCCGCCGGGAGCAGATCATCAGCGAAGTGTGGCGCACCAGCTGGGAGGGAACCGGACGCCCCCTGGAGACGTTGGTGGCGTCCCTGCGCCTCAAGCTGCCTACGCCGACGCTAATCGAGGCTGTACACGGCGTGGGCTACCGGCTAGTCGTCCCAAGCGGATAA
- a CDS encoding RNA polymerase sigma factor codes for MRPGSEDFSRFFTHWEPQVRRYLIWLEGDLSVIDDAAQETMISAFRYWEKVTDHPQPRAWLFKVAGQRLCDAQEARRRAGVSTDPSQLPDRLPAGDKDAFALWDDRLAILNAVRKLPRQQAVAIALQCQHDLPLGEIAEIMNISTGSVKTHLHLARKTLKLLLGEREGGDQ; via the coding sequence GTGAGGCCAGGATCCGAGGACTTCTCTCGGTTCTTCACTCATTGGGAACCACAGGTCCGGAGGTATCTCATCTGGCTTGAAGGAGACCTCTCCGTGATCGACGATGCGGCACAGGAGACCATGATCAGCGCTTTTCGGTACTGGGAGAAGGTCACGGATCATCCTCAGCCTCGCGCCTGGCTGTTCAAAGTTGCTGGGCAACGCCTGTGCGACGCGCAAGAGGCCCGCCGCCGGGCAGGCGTCAGCACTGATCCGTCCCAACTCCCCGACCGCCTACCGGCAGGGGACAAAGACGCCTTCGCCCTCTGGGATGACCGGCTGGCCATCTTGAATGCCGTACGCAAACTCCCCCGACAGCAAGCCGTCGCCATCGCGCTTCAATGCCAGCACGACCTGCCCCTCGGCGAGATCGCCGAGATCATGAACATCTCCACGGGCTCGGTGAAAACGCACCTGCACCTCGCGCGCAAAACCCTCAAGCTACTGCTCGGTGAGAGGGAGGGAGGCGACCAGTGA